A single window of Solenopsis invicta isolate M01_SB chromosome 3, UNIL_Sinv_3.0, whole genome shotgun sequence DNA harbors:
- the LOC105204198 gene encoding uncharacterized protein LOC105204198, whose translation MEELVAMQQIALQTVAKALSNFKKIGKPNYTPAKIRSRITALKEAWPQCTNRHAALLQAVPAHERSKSTYFTQDDYGKHEELYLMALDYMNECLEELEPPVSTSPLASSSHHFCAPAPVSLQHLPPINIPPFSGKAEDWKSFRDRFTSFIILNKDLTAFSRMHFLASSLSGRALDTIKTIPVTADNFDIAWKTLTSRYDNKRRLIEIHASALCNLPSVNRESACELSELRDKANRAIASLKRLNRSSDEILSDILSHHVTQKLDPATRKAWRLKGDDAIIPTYEDLDRFLAHRVRALEELTPLGSAKSSRSVKSSSAMVATASISPCPLCKSAHFLNKCPQFVQKSPSQRLEIAKQHQRCVNCFSAKHAVSACPSRFSCRHCQKRHHSMLHLDSASSATATVSASDSETPASNNSDKSPKTVALCAISANLARPPVVLATARVFVGPLAGRQVAARALIDTGAELTLVAAHLAKKLKLRQFILPTALSAVDGLDAGIHRYAAHIQISPIDGIEPPVVTTATILSSLASYSSASIQSPLQWDHLADLTLADPNSSSTDPIDLIIGADIYPDIMRDGVRRGSRGQPIAQETIFGWIVQGRTPLSNSSRRTITVQHCTIAESVSLDSELRRFWEIEEIPRHTILSPEEQRCENHFLTSHSRTPAGQYIVRLPFKSGPPIDIGTSRDVAERCLKTLLRRLQANFDLKREYSDFLQEYENLGHMRKAPESSESSQFVYIPHHPVIRESSATTRVRVVFNASSPTSNSRSLNDHLLAGQKLQTDLAAVLLRWRQYRYVYSADVAKMYRQIRVDPRDTDYQRILWIDEKTGRVQEYQLLTVTYGTTSAPFLALRVLQQLIHDDGRDFPLAVPVLKENIYVDDVLFGADEISLIRTVRNQVCSLLQRGHFELRKWSSNAAHLLSDIDAQDHGLACNKDLHPDETLKVLGISWSPSADAFQFRVVRCPSPARTKRAMLSYIARMFDPLGLGTPVTISAKILLQKLWQLRVDWDDEVSTDIARQWESVQSSLLELDNFHLPRWIQKGSDTVDCEIHGFLDASNYAYAAAIYIRLTSRSGNITTALLVGKSKVAPIKTLTVPRLELSAAVLMSRLTRFVMDALHITSVPCFCWTDSTVVLAWVTQHPSKWKTFISNRVAEIQTRLPSASWRYVPTDENPADCASRGVSGSQLVSHPLWWHGPA comes from the coding sequence ATGGAGGAACTCGTCGCAATGCAGCAGATTGCGTTGCAGACAGTGGCGAAAGCCCTGTCTAATTTCAAGAAGATCGGGAAGCCGAATTACACGCCGGCGAAAATACGATCTCGCATCACCGCCTTGAAGGAAGCCTGGCCGCAGTGCACGAATAGACATGCCGCTCTACTGCAAGCAGTTCCTGCTCACGAACGATCGAAGTCCACGTATTTCACGCAGGACGATTACGGGAAGCACGAGGAGCTCTACCTCATGGCGCTGGACTACATGAACGAGTGTCTGGAGGAGCTGGAGCCTCCCGTGTCCACCTCACCATTGGCAAGCTCGTCGCATCATTTCTGCGCGCCCGCACCGGTATCGTTGCAACATTTACCGCCTATTAATATTCCTCCATTTTCCGGGAAAGCAGAGGACTGGAAAAGTTTTCGAGATAGATTCACATCCTTTATTATTCTCAATAAGGACCTAACCGCATTCTCTCGGATGCATTTTCTAGCATCCAGCTTGTCAGGTCGTGCTCTCGATACTATCAAAACTATCCCAGTCACTGCAGATAATTTCGATATTGCGTGGAAAACTTTAACTTCGCGTTACGATAATAAGCGCCGTCTAATCGAAATTCACGCGTCCGCTTTATGTAATTTGCCGAGCGTCAATCGCGAATCGGCATGCGAGTTATCCGAGTTGCGGGATAAAGCTAATCGTGCCATAGCATCGCTAAAGAGATTAAATCGCTCCTCGGATGAAATTTTAAGTGACATTCTAAGTCACCACGTCACGCAGAAGCTCGATCCAGCAACCCGGAAGGCGTGGAGATTGAAAGGTGATGATGCGATAATTCCTACATACGAGGATCTCGATCGTTTTCTCGCGCATCGCGTTCGCGCCTTGGAGGAGCTCACTCCTCTCGGCTCAGCCAAGTCCTCGCGATCGGTAAAATCGTCAAGCGCCATGGTAGCGACGGCTTCGATCTCGCCGTGTCCGCTCTGCAAATCGGCCCACTTCTTGAATAAATGCCCTCAATTCGTGCAGAAGAGTCCGAGCCAGAGATTGGAGATCGCGAAACAGCATCAACGATGCGTTAATTGCTTCAGTGCTAAGCACGCCGTCTCAGCGTGTCCAAGCCGTTTTTCATGTCGTCACTGTCAAAAACGACATCATTCCATGCTCCATCTTGACTCGGCCTCTTCCGCTACTGCGACAGTTAGTGCATCCGATTCCGAGACCCCGGCGTCGAACAATTCCGATAAGTCTCCGAAAACAGTGGCATTATGCGCGATCTCGGCAAATCTCGCCCGACCGCCGGTAGTCCTCGCCACTGCACGCGTGTTCGTCGGACCTCTCGCCGGTCGTCAAGTCGCTGCACGAGCATTGATTGACACCGGAGCGGAACTCACACTCGTTGCGGCtcatttagcaaaaaaattaaaattgcgtcAGTTCATACTGCCTACCGCCTTGTCCGCCGTCGACGGCCTTGACGCGGGCATTCATCGTTACGCCGCGCACATTCAAATCTCACCGATCGACGGGATCGAGCCGCCGGTCGTTACAACAGCGACGATTTTAAGTTCGCTTGCTAGTTACTCGTCAGCGTCTATTCAATCTCCTCTTCAATGGGATCATCTCGCGGATCTCACTCTCGCAGATCCAAATTCTTCAAGTACAGATCCCATTGATCTCATAATCGGCGCTGACATCTACCCAGACATAATGCGAGATGGCGTTCGCAGAGGATCTCGCGGTCAGCCTATTGCTCAAGAAACGATCTTCGGCTGGATTGTTCAAGGCCGCACGCCTCTGTCGAATTCGTCTCGTCGGACCATTACAGTGCAACATTGTACGATCGCGGAATCCGTTTCACTCGATAGCGAATTGAGAAGATTTTGGGAAATCGAGGAAATTCCGAGGCACACGATACTCAGCCCGGAAGAGCAGAGATGCGagaatcattttttaacttCTCATTCGCGCACTCCCGCCGGTCAGTACATCGTTCGTCTGCCGTTCAAGAGTGGTCCTCCCATCGATATTGGTACCTCGCGCGATGTAGCGGAGCGATGCCTCAAGACTTTGCTACGCCGTCTTCAAGCCAATTTCGATTTAAAAAGGGAGTACTCAGACTTCCTACAAGAGTATGAAAATCTCGGGCACATGCGCAAGGCTCCAGAATCTTCAGAATCTTCTCAATTCGTCTATATTCCGCACCATCCCGTAATACGCGAAAGCAGTGCGACGACTCGAGTAAGAGTCGTATTCAATGCGTCGAGCCCCACCTCGAATTCTCGGTCACTTAATGACCACCTTCTCGCAGGGCAGAAATTACAAACGGACTTGGCTGCGGTGCTTTTACGCTGGCGACAGTATCGCTACGTTTATTCTGCCGACGTCGCAAAAATGTACCGGCAGATTCGCGTCGATCCCCGGGACACAGACTATCAAAGGATCCTCTGGATCGACGAGAAAACCGGAAGAGTACAAGAGTATCAGCTCTTGACCGTAACCTACGGTACAACTTCGGCGCCGTTCTTAGCTTTGCGAGTCCTGCAGCAGCTCATCCATGATGACGGTCGCGATTTTCCTCTAGCTGTTCCCGTGCTTAAGGAGAACATTTACGTGGATGACGTGCTTTTCGGTGCGGACGAGATTTCACTCATCCGTACGGTTCGCAATCAAGTGTGCTCCTTGCTGCAACGCGGTCATTTCGAATTAAGAAAATGGTCGAGCAACGCGGCTCATTTGCTAAGTGACATTGACGCGCAAGATCATGGACTCGCTTGCAACAAGGATCTACATCCGGACGAGACATTAAAGGTGCTCGGTATTAGTTGGAGTCCGTCGGCTGACGCATTTCAATTTAGAGTCGTGCGCTGTCCCTCGCCCGCGCGAACGAAGCGCGCCATGCTCTCGTACATCGCTCGTATGTTTGATCCGTTGGGCTTAGGCACGCCCGTTACAATCTCCGCGAAAATTCTCTTGCAAAAGCTATGGCAGCTCCGCGTCGACTGGGACGATGAGGTTTCCACCGATATCGCAAGGCAATGGGAATCTGTGCAATCGTCCTTGCTAGAACTCGATAACTTCCACCTCCCGCGGTGGATTCAAAAGGGATCGGACACGGTCGACTGCGAAATCCACGGGTTTTTGGACGCGTCTAACTATGCCTACGCCGCAGCGATTTATATTCGGCTCACCTCTCGCTCAGGCAACATCACGACTGCCTTGCTAGTCGGAAAGTCAAAGGTCGCGCCGATCAAGACATTGACTGTTCCGCGTCTCGAATTATCGGCAGCCGTGTTAATGTCGCGATTAACGAGGTTCGTCATGGACGCATTGCACATTACCTCCGTTCCCTGCTTTTGCTGGACGGACTCAACCGTCGTGCTCGCGTGGGTCACACAACATCCCTCGAAGTGGAAGACTTTCATTTCGAATCGGGTTGCCGAAATTCAAACCCGACTTCCGTCCGCTTCGTGGCGATATGTTCCCACGGATGAAAACCCCGCGGATTGTGCGTCGCGAGGAGTCTCGGGAAGTCAGCTCGTCTCGCATCCTCTTTGGTGGCACGGTCCCGCGTGA
- the LOC120357338 gene encoding uncharacterized protein LOC120357338 yields the protein MPDSEWPTMSASLSDIALKENSRATVQIASVTESWELADRYSSWPKLIRVSTYILRFISRIRRRDEIALRSESPSSLTASEVRASKKFWVRYIQRQLFPLEIRALTQSKSVPSKSPLVSLNPFLDEKQIIRVGGRLSQAPIPAQARHPIVLGSHPLVRLLIFHTHLRTLHAGTQLTLATLRQEFWLLRARSTVRSILHGCVTCARERALTPSQLMGDLPKVRVTPPARAFLHSGLDYAGPVLIRSRSGRGVASAKAYIALFVCMATRAVHLELVEGYSTPAFLGAYSRFVARRGLPESIYSDNGTTFVGADRELAAAFRATLRDPDLQNRTAADSVSWHFIPPSAPHFGGLWEAGVRSTKHHIRRVVGAHTLTFEEFSTLLCNIEACLNSRPLASLSDSLDDYTFLTPGHFLIGSALNSIPEPSLLQVKENRLTR from the coding sequence ATGCCTGATTCTGAGTGGCCGACGATGAGCGCATCACTCTCAGACATCGCGTTAAAGGAGAACTCGCGCGCGACAGTTCAAATCGCTAGCGTAACGGAATCATGGGAGCTCGCAGACCGATATTCCTCGTGGCCAAAGCTCATTCGAGTGAGCACGTACATTCTTAGATTTATATCGCGGATTCGAAGGCGTGACGAGATCGCTCTTCGGTCGGAAAGTCCGTCTTCATTGACCGCGAGCGAAGTACGagcttcaaaaaaattttgggtGAGATACATTCAACGCCAACTTTTCCCGCTCGAAATACGCGCTCTCACTCAAAGTAAGTCGGTTCCTTCGAAGAGTCCACTCGTCTCTCTCAATCCGTTCCTGgatgaaaaacaaataattcgGGTTGGCGGGCGGCTATCTCAGGCCCCGATACCCGCTCAAGCTCGACATCCGATAGTACTCGGCTCTCACCCGCTGGTCCGCTTACTCATTTTTCATACTCACTTGCGCACTCTTCATGCAGGAACGCAATTGACCCTTGCTACGTTACGGCAAGAATTCTGGCTACTCAGAGCTCGAAGCACGGTCAGATCGATTCTGCACGGGTGCGTAACCTGTGCTCGCGAGAGAGCTCTCACTCCATCTCAACTAATGGGAGACCTTCCCAAGGTCAGAGTGACTCCTCCCGCGCGCGCGTTCCTTCACAGCGGGCTGGACTATGCGGGTCCAGTACTAATTCGATCGCGATCGGGTCGCGGAGTCGCTTCGGCAAAGGCGTATATCGCACTATTCGTGTGCATGGCAACACGCGCCGTGCATCTCGAACTCGTCGAAGGTTATTCTACTCCCGCATTTCTCGGAGCCTATTCCCGTTTTGTAGCGCGGCGAGGTCTTCCCGAATCGATTTATTCTGATAATGGGACTACCTTCGTTGGGGCGGATCGCGAACTCGCTGCAGCGTTTCGCGCAACTCTTCGAGATCCCGATTTGCAGAATCGCACGGCCGCAGATAGTGTCTCGTGGCATTTTATACCTCCTTCCGCTCCTCATTTCGGGGGGTTATGGGAGGCCGGTGTCCGTAGCACAAAGCATCATATTCGGCGTGTTGTGGGGGCTCATACTCTGACCTTCGAGGAGTTCTCCACGCTACTATGTAATATCGAGGCGTGTTTAAATTCGCGTCCATTGGCATCTCTTTCTGACTCGCTGGATGACTATACTTTCTTAACTCCAGGGCATTTCCTCATAGGCTCCGCGCTTAATTCGATCCCGGAGCCCTCGCTGTTGCAAGTCAAAGAAAATCGGTTGACGAGGTGA
- the LOC120357251 gene encoding U1 small nuclear ribonucleoprotein A-like — protein sequence MDKGAGRPGRRPKSEGSRCEVTARSTSRSTPRPAATTASTSRAMATTTSTPIPAATTTSTWRAVATTGTTRYDGDDDVSTATTATTVSTATTATTVSTATTATTASPTNSVSARPRTVSRHTQTEDDMGKKIKMEVHRYIQKQRRQNYKWANRQRPPFCSAAKADPPAAAAHPAAAAQPAVAAKAVPAVPPGYVPASCLQLFVPPGYVPASSVPPGYVPASSVPPGYVPASSFPQGYVPASSVPQGYVPASSVPSGYVPASLAAPAGYIRYP from the exons ATGGATAAAGGAGCTGGACGACCTGGACGAAGAC cgaAAAGCGAGGGAAGTCGCTGCGAGGTGACGGCGAGATCGACGTCGAGATCGACGCCGAGAccagcggcgacgacggcgtcgACATCGAGAGCaatggcgacgacgacgtcgacgccGATACCAGCGGCAACAACGACGTCGACGTGGAGAGCAGTGGCGACGACGGGGACGACGCGatacgacggcgacgacgacgtgtcgacggcgacgacggcgacgacggtgtcgacggcgacgacggcgacgacggtgtcgacggcgacgacggcgacgacggcgtcACCAACAAATAGTGTGTCCGCGAGGCCGAGGACGGTCTCGCGGCACACTCAGACAGAGGATGACATGGGTAAA aaaatcAAAATGGAAGTACATCGTTACATACAAAAACAGAGGCGGCAAAATTATAAATGGGCCAATAGGCAACGGCCCCCTTTTTGTTCTGCTGCGAAGGCCGATCCGCCCGCTGCGGCCGCACACCCCGCTGCGGCCGCTCAGCCCGCAGTGGCTGCTAAAGCTGTGCCGGCAGTGCCACCGGGATACGTCCCCGCATCATGTCTACAATTGTTCGTCCCCCCAGGGTACGTTCCAGCATCTTCCGTCCCCCCGGGGTACGTCCCAGCATCTTCCGTCCCCCCGGGGTACGTCCCAGCATCTTCCTTCCCACAGGGGTACGTTCCAGCATCTTCCGTCCCACAGGGGTACGTTCCAGCATCATCCGTCCCCTCGGGATACGTTCCGGCATCATTGGCAGCACCAGCAGGATATATTAGATATCCTTAA